In Candidatus Bathyarchaeia archaeon, one DNA window encodes the following:
- a CDS encoding DUF1028 domain-containing protein: protein MPLVPTYSIVAYDFAAGELGVAVQSRYFSVGSVVPWAEAGVGAIATQSFVNVSYGPRGLELLRKGLTAKEVVEKLVGEDEGREFRQLGVVDARGNAASYTGSKCLEWAGGKTGKGYAVQGNILANKNVVEAIAEAYKSTKGSLAERLVAALDAGENAGGDARGRQSAALLVVKKDARRGGYGDRFIDLRVEDHPDPVNELKRLLKLHCVYYLIDEAEAKFTKGVFEEAVADITEALKIKPDCDDAYLDLGLIYLRARRFREALEAFKKAVDINPKIVVVIRQIPKLGIVEFPEGFFDVF from the coding sequence GTGCCTCTTGTGCCGACTTATTCTATTGTGGCTTATGATTTTGCAGCTGGAGAGTTGGGCGTGGCAGTGCAGTCCAGATATTTTTCTGTTGGATCCGTTGTTCCATGGGCTGAGGCTGGTGTTGGAGCCATCGCCACCCAATCTTTTGTAAACGTGTCCTATGGCCCGAGGGGATTGGAGCTTTTGAGGAAGGGTTTGACGGCGAAGGAAGTTGTTGAAAAGCTTGTGGGCGAGGATGAGGGGAGGGAGTTCCGGCAGTTGGGGGTGGTGGACGCAAGGGGTAATGCCGCCTCATACACTGGTTCAAAGTGTCTGGAGTGGGCGGGAGGCAAAACCGGGAAAGGATACGCTGTGCAGGGAAACATACTCGCCAACAAAAATGTTGTAGAGGCTATAGCTGAAGCCTACAAGTCCACAAAGGGGAGCCTAGCTGAAAGGCTTGTAGCGGCTCTCGATGCTGGGGAAAATGCGGGTGGAGACGCTAGGGGAAGACAGTCCGCCGCCCTACTTGTGGTGAAAAAGGATGCTAGGAGAGGCGGATATGGCGACAGATTCATTGATTTGAGGGTTGAAGACCACCCAGACCCGGTGAACGAGCTTAAACGTCTACTGAAGCTTCATTGCGTCTACTACTTGATAGACGAGGCTGAAGCAAAGTTTACTAAGGGTGTTTTTGAGGAGGCTGTTGCAGACATAACTGAGGCATTGAAGATAAAACCAGACTGCGACGACGCCTACCTGGATTTGGGGCTTATATACCTGCGAGCTCGAAGATTTAGAGAGGCTCTTGAAGCCTTTAAAAAAGCTGTTGATATAAATCCGAAGATAGTGGTTGTGATCAGGCAAATTCCAAAATTGGGGATTGTGGAGTTTCCTGAGGGATTTTTTGATGTCTTCTAG
- a CDS encoding dipeptide epimerase yields the protein MGIQQIEVYPVTLAYREPFRIAPGASSESHNVIVKIATDYGVYGWGEASPSERVTGETAETVIKIVDKIAPKLIGMCPLRIEQIVEVMDSLVAGSPSAKAAIDIALHDILGKTVKKELFRILGGYRTEVLTDITLGIKSPREMAEDAVKAVKRGFKALKVKVGVNPDEDVERVRLIREAVGSDIQIRIDANQGWTPKQAIEALNKMAKYDIQFAEQPVPAEDLKGLIEVKRNSPIPIMADESVHSPEDAIRLIKAEAIDLINIKIMKSGGIHKARKIAAIAEAAGIPCMIGCMGESEIGIAAGAHLAAAVKNIQYADLDSDLLLKDKLVKRGGTKVKNSMRLFPKIHGLGIRELDMAKLGKPLKIYK from the coding sequence ATGGGCATCCAACAGATTGAAGTTTACCCGGTGACCCTAGCTTATCGTGAGCCCTTCCGGATTGCGCCGGGCGCAAGCAGTGAAAGCCACAATGTGATTGTCAAAATAGCCACAGACTACGGCGTTTATGGCTGGGGAGAGGCCTCGCCTTCAGAGCGGGTTACAGGCGAAACGGCGGAAACCGTCATTAAAATCGTCGACAAGATTGCGCCTAAATTAATTGGCATGTGCCCTTTAAGGATTGAGCAAATCGTCGAGGTTATGGATAGCCTCGTGGCTGGAAGTCCATCGGCTAAGGCGGCTATAGACATAGCCCTCCACGACATTTTGGGCAAAACCGTCAAAAAGGAGCTCTTCCGCATACTGGGCGGGTATAGAACCGAAGTTTTAACAGACATCACGTTAGGCATAAAATCCCCAAGAGAGATGGCAGAGGACGCGGTTAAAGCCGTTAAACGTGGCTTTAAAGCCCTAAAGGTTAAGGTTGGCGTGAACCCCGACGAGGATGTTGAGCGGGTGAGGCTTATCCGCGAGGCTGTAGGCAGCGACATCCAAATCCGAATAGATGCTAACCAAGGGTGGACGCCGAAACAAGCCATAGAAGCCCTAAATAAAATGGCAAAATATGACATCCAGTTTGCGGAGCAGCCGGTTCCAGCTGAAGACCTTAAAGGCTTAATTGAGGTTAAACGGAACTCGCCGATACCAATAATGGCGGATGAAAGTGTCCACTCGCCGGAGGACGCAATTCGCCTAATAAAGGCTGAAGCCATAGACCTAATCAACATCAAGATCATGAAAAGCGGGGGAATCCACAAAGCCCGGAAAATAGCCGCCATCGCTGAGGCTGCTGGCATACCGTGCATGATAGGTTGTATGGGCGAGTCGGAAATAGGCATAGCCGCTGGCGCCCATTTAGCAGCGGCTGTCAAAAACATTCAATATGCAGACTTAGACTCGGATTTACTCCTCAAAGACAAACTAGTCAAGAGGGGCGGAACAAAAGTTAAGAATTCCATGCGATTGTTCCCCAAAATCCATGGACTGGGCATAAGAGAACTGGACATGGCAAAGCTTGGAAAACCATTAAAAATCTACAAGTAG
- a CDS encoding ABC transporter permease, translated as MLEGFGNFLLKELKVLARDPKILLGMIIVPLVIFPVMGAVMGYAVQTAKEQAVKATLIVVDNDCGNWSRSFINFLNSLSAVGFNLTVYVENNIEPLNSEKVLQLLSKYNTTQILEIPKGFSENVTAHFSNPQIRAYLRFYGVLRGTSVFESVGSSVVDALINQFNRAVAPDVLYSEKATVIKGEIKRGVDPTVVSSLLNSQSIALPVTILILLMSAVQVAATSVAMEKEEKTLETLLTLPLDRLAILWGKLFSSIIVAAVGAVAFMAGYSYMLSSITAGIPESLNLDLAALGLVPSTFGYLLLGLSLFATLLSALALAVILSAFAEDVRSAQSFVSYIYPFVFIPSLALMYLDINALPFALRLVFYAIPFSHPVIASKAVIMGDYWTASLGIVYVFAFTIIVMYVASRFFATEKILTAKMKFKGWLKKRETTPSEEF; from the coding sequence TTGCTTGAAGGTTTTGGAAACTTTCTCTTAAAGGAGCTTAAAGTGTTGGCGAGGGACCCTAAAATCCTCTTGGGGATGATTATTGTTCCACTTGTCATTTTCCCGGTTATGGGGGCGGTTATGGGCTATGCAGTGCAAACAGCCAAGGAGCAGGCTGTGAAAGCCACATTAATCGTCGTGGACAACGACTGTGGAAACTGGTCTCGCTCCTTCATCAACTTCCTGAACAGTTTAAGCGCTGTGGGCTTCAACCTCACGGTTTATGTTGAAAACAACATAGAACCATTAAACAGCGAGAAAGTCCTACAACTCCTATCAAAGTATAACACCACCCAAATCCTTGAGATCCCAAAAGGGTTCAGCGAAAATGTGACCGCCCACTTTAGCAACCCCCAGATTAGGGCGTACTTGAGATTCTATGGTGTGCTGCGTGGAACAAGCGTATTTGAAAGCGTTGGATCCTCAGTGGTTGACGCCCTAATAAATCAGTTTAACCGAGCTGTTGCCCCAGACGTTCTATACTCTGAAAAAGCCACCGTTATTAAGGGCGAAATTAAGCGTGGCGTTGACCCTACAGTGGTTTCCAGTCTCCTTAATTCCCAGTCCATAGCCCTACCGGTAACCATTCTAATCTTGCTTATGTCCGCTGTTCAGGTTGCCGCCACGTCGGTTGCCATGGAGAAGGAGGAGAAGACCCTTGAAACCCTCTTAACATTGCCCCTTGATCGCCTAGCAATCCTCTGGGGGAAACTCTTCAGCTCCATCATCGTGGCGGCAGTCGGCGCCGTGGCATTCATGGCTGGCTACAGTTACATGTTAAGCTCGATTACAGCGGGGATCCCGGAAAGCCTGAACTTGGATCTTGCCGCCTTGGGGCTTGTGCCTTCAACCTTTGGCTATTTGCTCTTGGGCTTGTCGCTTTTCGCCACATTGCTTTCGGCTCTCGCCTTAGCGGTTATCTTGTCGGCTTTCGCAGAGGATGTTAGAAGCGCCCAGTCCTTCGTCAGCTACATTTACCCCTTCGTCTTCATTCCATCCCTCGCCCTCATGTATCTGGATATTAATGCCTTGCCCTTCGCCCTGAGGCTTGTTTTCTATGCCATACCATTCAGCCATCCAGTAATAGCCTCAAAAGCCGTCATAATGGGCGACTATTGGACCGCCTCCCTCGGCATTGTTTACGTTTTCGCCTTCACCATCATTGTCATGTATGTGGCTTCAAGGTTTTTCGCCACAGAGAAGATCCTAACGGCGAAAATGAAATTCAAGGGATGGTTGAAAAAGCGGGAGACCACACCCTCTGAAGAATTCTAG
- a CDS encoding ABC transporter ATP-binding protein, producing the protein MVPAVEASNIVKVFGDIRALDGLSFTVRPGEIYGLIGPNGAGKTTALRIISTLLLPTDGTVKVFGLNVVEKAAEVRRIISYLPEEAGAYRYLSGWEYLEFMAKFNAKNRDEARAMVMEAAEISGLGERLKDKTKTYSKGMKRRLLVARALMTRPKLAILDEPTSGLDVIHSYHVREIIKRYVREHDVTVLLSSHNMLEVEHLCDRVALINKGRLVAEGVPQELKEKFGCANLEKVFARVVKLA; encoded by the coding sequence ATGGTTCCAGCCGTAGAAGCCTCCAACATCGTCAAGGTTTTCGGAGATATCCGCGCCTTAGATGGGTTAAGCTTCACTGTTAGGCCCGGCGAAATTTATGGGCTTATTGGCCCCAACGGCGCTGGAAAAACCACAGCCTTGAGAATTATATCGACGCTGCTCTTGCCCACAGACGGCACCGTTAAGGTTTTCGGGTTAAACGTCGTTGAAAAGGCCGCTGAAGTCCGTAGGATTATTTCTTATCTACCCGAGGAGGCTGGGGCCTACCGTTATCTTTCCGGTTGGGAATATCTCGAATTCATGGCGAAGTTTAACGCTAAAAACAGGGATGAGGCCCGCGCTATGGTTATGGAGGCTGCTGAAATCTCCGGTTTAGGTGAACGCCTCAAGGACAAAACCAAAACCTATAGCAAGGGCATGAAGCGTCGGCTTCTAGTGGCTAGGGCGCTTATGACCAGGCCTAAACTGGCGATTTTGGATGAGCCAACAAGCGGCTTAGACGTCATCCACTCTTACCACGTTAGGGAGATCATAAAGAGGTATGTAAGGGAGCATGATGTGACGGTGCTTCTTTCAAGCCACAACATGCTGGAGGTTGAGCATCTCTGCGACAGAGTCGCTCTTATAAATAAGGGTAGGCTTGTAGCTGAAGGGGTTCCTCAAGAGCTTAAAGAAAAGTTTGGATGCGCGAATTTGGAAAAGGTTTTCGCGAGGGTGGTTAAGCTTGCTTGA
- a CDS encoding glycosyltransferase family 2 protein, with translation MYVEVGLAGRWMGLLGKPEFRDVAVKPTVSVFIPVYEGSDLLEPLLEELTGDNCESVEIFVVIDKPNEESLRIVERFRGRVHFLLNSERRGKVEALSSAVKLSKGELLVFLDADVVVGDGADFFRFVREALAEADIVDLKKKILPDSFISRMVNYEYVGSNFASYLFSRLVGRCIGIGGTAFAIKRESFEEVGGFSKVVSEDLDLAFKTLLKNKRFKYEGRVEIYTRAPSTWKGWLKQRKRWGIGTGLWIKENWKKLVRHIAKYPHVAFPCAVMIFPTVAPLLLGYMCFPLSELQFQKLVPAVLAAQLNIQVPEVVSSSLLSAIFMGLTNFLFGFFAFSTIFYAISKKFGFRFNIAEFLIYYFVYQPIATMVLFVGILRAFIFQNHELDWKV, from the coding sequence ATGTATGTTGAGGTTGGTTTAGCGGGCAGATGGATGGGGTTGCTGGGAAAGCCGGAGTTTAGGGATGTTGCTGTGAAGCCTACGGTTAGTGTTTTTATTCCTGTCTATGAAGGTTCTGATTTGTTGGAGCCTTTGCTGGAGGAGTTGACGGGTGACAATTGTGAAAGTGTTGAGATTTTTGTTGTTATTGACAAGCCTAATGAAGAGTCGCTTAGGATCGTGGAGCGTTTCCGAGGCAGGGTTCATTTTCTCCTAAACAGTGAGCGCCGCGGGAAAGTTGAGGCGCTAAGCAGTGCTGTTAAACTTTCTAAGGGGGAGCTTCTGGTTTTTTTAGACGCTGACGTGGTTGTTGGTGATGGTGCAGACTTCTTTAGGTTTGTGCGGGAGGCGTTGGCGGAGGCGGATATCGTCGATTTGAAGAAGAAGATTTTGCCGGATTCCTTCATTTCGAGGATGGTTAACTATGAGTATGTGGGTTCAAACTTCGCCAGCTACTTGTTCTCGAGGCTTGTTGGAAGGTGTATTGGAATTGGTGGAACAGCCTTCGCCATAAAAAGGGAATCCTTCGAAGAGGTTGGAGGCTTCTCAAAGGTTGTCTCTGAGGATCTGGATTTGGCGTTTAAAACCCTTCTGAAAAATAAGCGTTTCAAATACGAGGGGCGTGTGGAAATTTATACTAGGGCGCCTTCCACGTGGAAAGGTTGGCTGAAACAGAGAAAACGTTGGGGCATAGGCACCGGCTTATGGATCAAGGAGAATTGGAAAAAGCTTGTTAGGCACATTGCAAAGTATCCTCATGTAGCGTTTCCATGCGCCGTCATGATCTTTCCAACAGTTGCACCTCTCTTGCTGGGCTACATGTGCTTCCCACTATCGGAATTGCAGTTTCAAAAACTTGTTCCAGCAGTTTTGGCGGCGCAATTGAACATACAAGTGCCTGAGGTTGTTTCATCCTCGCTTCTGTCGGCGATTTTCATGGGTTTGACGAACTTCCTTTTTGGGTTCTTTGCCTTTTCCACCATTTTCTATGCAATTTCGAAAAAGTTTGGCTTCCGCTTCAACATCGCGGAATTCCTAATCTACTATTTTGTTTATCAGCCCATAGCCACCATGGTGCTTTTCGTCGGCATATTGAGGGCTTTCATTTTCCAAAACCATGAATTAGACTGGAAGGTTTAA
- a CDS encoding methyltransferase domain-containing protein, whose translation MLSLDVGCGGLKLGDVNVDVSRSVEPDVVADGCHLPFKDCVFGKVFCSEVIEHVGNPLLLLREIYRVLMPNGTLVLSTPNPYLWIRFLKEIFTGKPRVEPAHILAFTKSELKSIIEMAGFEVAYIGYRNSPWYLEHRTPRKLSQKFAFALEKFLPNVLSAQSILAIAVKKTI comes from the coding sequence ATGCTGAGTTTAGATGTGGGCTGTGGCGGGTTGAAGCTTGGAGACGTTAATGTGGACGTTTCAAGAAGTGTTGAGCCAGACGTTGTAGCTGATGGATGTCACCTGCCATTTAAAGACTGTGTTTTCGGTAAAGTGTTTTGCAGCGAGGTTATTGAGCACGTTGGAAATCCGCTTTTGCTACTAAGGGAAATATATAGGGTTTTAATGCCTAATGGAACGCTGGTGCTTTCCACGCCTAACCCTTATTTATGGATAAGGTTTTTGAAGGAAATTTTCACAGGGAAGCCGAGGGTTGAGCCTGCCCACATCCTCGCTTTCACCAAATCTGAGCTTAAAAGCATTATTGAAATGGCTGGGTTCGAAGTGGCATATATCGGATACAGGAACTCGCCATGGTATCTGGAGCATCGCACACCAAGAAAGTTATCTCAAAAATTTGCCTTTGCGCTTGAAAAGTTTCTGCCCAATGTTTTGAGTGCGCAGTCAATATTGGCAATTGCGGTGAAGAAAACCATATAG